The DNA sequence TCGCCGGTCGGGAACGTGACGCGGACCTCGACGCGCTCCCCGGGCGCCACCGCGACCGCGGCGGTCTTCTCCTGCCCGGCGTAGCGGGCCTTGACGACGTAGACTCCCCCGGGGAGCGCAAACGAGGCCGGGAAGAGCTCGGCCAGCCGTCCCGCCTCCTGGGCGCTCTCGCTGCCGCCCGGACGCAGCACCACGCCCCAGCCCGCGTCCCCGCCGGGGGAGATCCCGCGGACCTCCTGGCCCGTGCCGTGAATAGCGCGCACCACGATCGCGGACTCCATGTCCGCCGCGATGCGCCGCAGCGCCCCTTCGAGCTCCGCCGGGGACGAAGCCGTCGAGACCGTCCCACCCGTGCGCTCGGCCAGGCAGCGGTACGGGCCTCCCCACGACGGATCGAACACCGGCGCGGGCGCCCCGGCGGTCCCGGCCTCGGGCATGTCGGGCTGCGCACCCGGCTCGGGCGGGCGCGCCAGCAGTACGAGGTGGATGCGTGCCGCGCCGCCCCCGGGCGGGGGGTTCGAGCCGCAGAGATCGGCGGGGCACCCCTCGGCGTCTCCCGCGAGGATGACCACGGCGTGCTCCCCGGCGGCCTCGGCGAGGTCGCCCATCGCGGCCTCGGCCGCCTTCGCGGGGTTGCGCGGCCCGCGGCCGAGGCCGGCGGCCGCATCCAGCGCCGCGACCAGCTCGCCGTGGCCCCAGGGCCCGGGCGGCCTGACCTGGTCGGTTCCGCCGCACTCCCCCTCGGCCCCCGCCAGCGCGCGCACGCCGACCCAGAGCCCCGCCGGCGGCCTAGCGAGGAACGCATCCAGGCCGGCGCGCAGCACGGGCTGCCCGCTGCCCGGTGGAGCACCGCCGGGGCCGGCCGCCAGTGCCGGCAGGTCGGCGACGACGACGAGGCCCGGGGACTCGAGCGCCGAGCGCAGCGCCACGACGCCCTCGCCCAGCGGCACCCCTTCCTCGGCCTTCTCCGCCTTCTGCTCGACCGGCGGCGCCTCCCGCTGCTGCAGCGAAGGGATCCCGGCGGTCTTCCCGGGCGTCGCCGATGGCCGGCGCGCCGTGAGGCGCTCGAGCTCGTTCTCGAGCGAGGCCTTGCGCCCGAAGAAGTAGGTCGCGAGAAAGACCGCCGCGGCGGCGAGGAGCAGGCCGGCGACGTAGACCAGGCCCGGCCGCCTCATCCGGCCGTCCCCGCGGACCCCTCGGCCGCCGCGAGCTCACGGAAGCCGGCGGGGACACCGGGACGCACGCGGACGGTGGCGGACTCGCCGAGGGTGACCGTGCCCGGCGGCCCGCCCCTGACCTTGCGCACGTTCCTGCGTCGCGTGTACGCCACGTCCACCATGCCCTGCCCCCTCGCGCCGCTGTGCCAGGCCGCGATCGCCCCCGCGGCCGCGATGGCCTCCGCGGGGGGCTCGCCGCCGGCCCCCTTGAGGACGACGTGCGCCCCCGGGAAGTCGCGGACATGAAACCAGTAGTCCTCCGGCGCGGCGACCTTGCCCGTGAGCCGGTCGTTCCCCGCGCCGCTCTTGCCGACTAGGATACGCCAGCCCCCGGCGCCGCGGTACTCCCTGATGCCCGGGATCGACTTGACACCGGCGGCGCCCGCCGGCCTCGTCGCGCCCGATGCGCTCCGCCCGCCGTCCTGCGCCGGCAGATCGCCCGCGGCCAGCTGCTCCTCGAGCTGCAGGCGGCGCGCGGCGATCGCCGGGAGTTTCCGGGCCGCGAGCTCCGCGCGGCGGCGGATCTTGCGCGCGCGGGCGAACAGCGTCGCGGCGTTCCGCCGCGCGTCGAGCGCAGGGTCGAGAGCCACTTCTGCGTTCGCGCCCGAGACCGGGTCGGTGACCGCGAGCCGCGTCGCGCCCCGCGGCACGACCGCGGCGCCGGAGGCCAGGGCTGTCCCGGCCGCCTGCGCCAGCGCGGCCTCGGCTGCCGCTTCCGCGCCGGCTTCGCGCCGCCGCATCGCCTCCTCCGCGTCGAGCTTCGCCGCCAGCCGCCGGACCCGCCGCTCCACCTCGATGTGCCGGCGCTCCGTCTCCCGGCGCCGGTCGCGCTCCGCGAAGAACGCTTCCGCCGCCGCGCTCATCGTCGGCGCCTCGACGTGCGGCTCGCCCTCCCAGGCCGGGACGGGCAGCGGGAGCAACGCGCCCCGCAGCGGATAGGAGACCGGCCGGATCTCGCCGCGCTCGACCGCGGCGCGGCAGGCCAGCAGCTGCGCGTGCACCGCCGCTCCCGGGTCGGCGTCGAATCCGGCGGCCGCGCGGGCCCGCGCCTCCGCCAGCGCGAGCGTCGCCGGGCCGACGCCCTGGAGCCGCCGGCACAGCAGCTTCGGGGCGCCATCGCTCTCGCGCCAGAGCGCCGAGAACGCCTGAGGGTCCAGCGCCCAGGGATCGAGCCGGTCCGCGGCGGGAGGCGGCGCGTACGGCTCGCCGGGCAGCACCGTCCGCACGCGGCTCAAGGGGAAGGCGACGTGCTGCAGGGCGTCCACGATCGTCCCCGCCTCCACCAGGACCAGGTTGCTGTGCTTGCCCATGATCTCCGCGACCAGCCGCAGACCGCTGCCCCCGCCGCGCCCCGCGGCGAACTCGAGCTCCACGACGCGCTCCATCCCGGGACACCCGGCCGCGGCGAGCGTCCGTCCCTCCAGCCGCTTGCGCAGCAGCCTGCAGAAGGCCGTCGGCGCCGGGAGCGCCGCGGGCCGCGCGGACGAGAGGTGCAGCCGCGGGTCGTCCGGGTCGGTCGAGACGAGCAAACGGCGCTCCGCCCCGCCCCGCAGGACCAGGACGATCGCGCGGGGCGATGGCTGGAGGACGGCCTGGACGCGCGCCGGCAGATCCCGCGCCAGCTCGCGCGCCACGGCCTTGAGGACGATGGCTTCCATGGCTGCTGTCGTGCCGCATCCTAGGACATGCCCCCGACCCGCGTCAAACGCACGTCCGCGCGGCGCGCGGACCGGCAGAGCACCCAGGCGCATGCGGATCGTGGACATTCGAGTTGACTTTCCCCGTCCGCCTCCCTAGGATTCACCTCGGTCCGGAGGTGGTCATGGCGGAGAGCATGACTGGCTACGGGCGCGGGGAGTACCGTAGCGAGCGGTACCACGTCGGGGTTGAGATCAAGAGCGTCAACCACCGCTTCCTTGAGATCAAGCTGCGCCTTCCCCGCGAGCTCGGTGCCAGCGAGAACGCGATGCGGGCGGCCCTGCGGCAGCGCTTCGCGCGCGGGGCGGTCGACGCGACGGTCCAGCTCGAGCGCCAGGAGGGCGACCGGCGGTTCGCGGTGGACGAAACGCTGCTCTCGCAGGTCGCGGAGGGGCTGGCCGCGGCGGCGCGGCGACTGGGGATCGAGGGCAGGTTCGACCTCGCGACCCTGGCGCAGTTCCGCGAGATCTTCCGCTTCGAGGCGCCGCCCGACGACCTCGCGGAGCTGGAGGCGGGCGCGCAGGCGGCGTTCGAGGCCGCGTGCGAGCAGCTCGAGGCAGCGCGCCGGCGCGAGGGCTCGGTGCTCGAGGCGGCGATCGGCGCCTCCCTCGGGGAGCTGCGCGGGGTGCACCGCCGGATGACGGAGCTGGCGCCGCAGGTGGCGCGCCAGCTCAAGGAGACGATCGCGGCGCGCGCGGCCGAGCTCTTCGGGCAGCAGCGGCTGGCGCCCGAGCGCATCGAACAGGAGGCGGTGCTGCTGGCGATGCGCAGCGACGTGACCGAGGAGCTGACGCGCCTCGGCGGGCACCTCGAGGCGTGCGGCGCGGCCCTCGCCGCGGGGGAGCCCGCGGGGCGGCGGATGGACTTTCTGCTGCAGGAGATGCACCGGGAGCTGAACACGGCCGCGGCGAAGGCGAACACGGGGGCGCTGGCGCAGCTGGCGATCGACGGCAAGCTCGAGCTGGAGAAGGTGCGCGAGC is a window from the bacterium genome containing:
- a CDS encoding NFACT RNA binding domain-containing protein, with the translated sequence MEAIVLKAVARELARDLPARVQAVLQPSPRAIVLVLRGGAERRLLVSTDPDDPRLHLSSARPAALPAPTAFCRLLRKRLEGRTLAAAGCPGMERVVELEFAAGRGGGSGLRLVAEIMGKHSNLVLVEAGTIVDALQHVAFPLSRVRTVLPGEPYAPPPAADRLDPWALDPQAFSALWRESDGAPKLLCRRLQGVGPATLALAEARARAAAGFDADPGAAVHAQLLACRAAVERGEIRPVSYPLRGALLPLPVPAWEGEPHVEAPTMSAAAEAFFAERDRRRETERRHIEVERRVRRLAAKLDAEEAMRRREAGAEAAAEAALAQAAGTALASGAAVVPRGATRLAVTDPVSGANAEVALDPALDARRNAATLFARARKIRRRAELAARKLPAIAARRLQLEEQLAAGDLPAQDGGRSASGATRPAGAAGVKSIPGIREYRGAGGWRILVGKSGAGNDRLTGKVAAPEDYWFHVRDFPGAHVVLKGAGGEPPAEAIAAAGAIAAWHSGARGQGMVDVAYTRRRNVRKVRGGPPGTVTLGESATVRVRPGVPAGFRELAAAEGSAGTAG
- a CDS encoding YicC/YloC family endoribonuclease, which gives rise to MAESMTGYGRGEYRSERYHVGVEIKSVNHRFLEIKLRLPRELGASENAMRAALRQRFARGAVDATVQLERQEGDRRFAVDETLLSQVAEGLAAAARRLGIEGRFDLATLAQFREIFRFEAPPDDLAELEAGAQAAFEAACEQLEAARRREGSVLEAAIGASLGELRGVHRRMTELAPQVARQLKETIAARAAELFGQQRLAPERIEQEAVLLAMRSDVTEELTRLGGHLEACGAALAAGEPAGRRMDFLLQEMHRELNTAAAKANTGALAQLAIDGKLELEKVREQVQNLE